A section of the Streptomyces sp. NBC_01591 genome encodes:
- a CDS encoding cytochrome P450, translating to MEPVAGARHCPFDYAEALEFDPALRHLMTEGPVSRIRLPHGDGEAWLVTGYDDVRTVTTDRRFSRSAIIGRNFPRMTPEPIVQDEAINVMDPPGSSRLRSLISKGFAPRHMERMRVRTQHVVDELLDRMEEHGAPADLFEHLAAPLPLTTICEVLDIPEADRAQLRAHARTMMDTTVENKDAAVRAKADLRGYFEELTAERRANPDDDLISALATARDGDEILNDQELTVMAMVLLITGQDTTTYEIGNIAYTLLTRPDELAMVRDRPDMLPQAIEELLRFIPFRKGVGIPRVATEDVELSGVRIREGDIVHVSYLTANRDGRKFERPDELDLERQGPSHMTFGWGGHHCLGAPLAATELEVAIGTLLERFPALKLATPAEEVRWNKTSIWRYPLELPVTW from the coding sequence ATGGAACCAGTAGCCGGCGCACGGCACTGCCCGTTCGACTACGCCGAGGCCCTCGAATTCGACCCGGCTCTCAGGCACTTGATGACCGAAGGACCCGTCTCCCGCATCCGCCTCCCGCATGGCGACGGCGAGGCGTGGCTCGTCACCGGCTACGACGACGTGCGTACGGTGACCACCGACCGGCGCTTCAGCCGCAGCGCCATCATCGGCCGGAACTTCCCGCGCATGACCCCCGAACCGATCGTCCAGGACGAAGCGATCAACGTGATGGACCCGCCGGGCAGCAGCCGCCTGCGCAGCCTGATCTCCAAGGGCTTCGCGCCCCGCCACATGGAGCGCATGCGGGTACGCACACAGCATGTGGTCGACGAGCTGCTGGACCGCATGGAGGAGCACGGCGCCCCCGCCGACCTGTTCGAGCATCTGGCGGCCCCGCTGCCCCTGACCACCATCTGCGAGGTCCTCGACATTCCGGAGGCCGACCGCGCACAACTGCGCGCCCACGCCCGGACCATGATGGACACCACCGTCGAGAACAAGGACGCCGCGGTACGCGCCAAGGCCGATCTCCGCGGCTACTTCGAGGAGTTGACCGCCGAGCGGCGCGCGAACCCGGACGACGACCTGATCAGCGCGCTGGCCACCGCGCGCGACGGGGACGAGATCCTGAACGACCAGGAACTGACCGTCATGGCCATGGTCCTGCTGATCACCGGCCAGGACACCACCACGTACGAGATCGGAAACATCGCCTACACGCTGCTCACCAGGCCCGACGAGCTCGCCATGGTGCGTGATCGCCCCGACATGCTCCCGCAGGCCATCGAGGAGCTGCTGCGCTTCATCCCCTTCCGCAAGGGTGTCGGCATCCCCCGTGTCGCCACCGAGGACGTGGAGCTGAGCGGCGTACGGATCCGGGAAGGGGACATCGTGCACGTCTCCTATCTGACGGCCAACCGTGACGGCCGGAAGTTCGAGCGCCCCGACGAGCTGGACCTGGAGCGTCAGGGACCGTCCCACATGACCTTCGGGTGGGGCGGGCACCACTGCCTCGGCGCCCCGCTCGCGGCCACGGAGCTCGAGGTCGCCATCGGAACGCTGCTGGAGCGCTTCCCGGCCCTGAAGCTGGCGACGCCGGCCGAGGAAGTGCGGTGGAACAAGACGTCGATCTGGCGCTATCCCCTCGAACTGCCCGTCACCTGGTGA
- a CDS encoding type III polyketide synthase has translation MAVLCKPAIEVPEYVITNEETLELAERLHGDHPQIDLVLRLIEHTGVQKRHLIQPIDKVLQHPGFDARSITYEEHTKARVPAVVRRALDQAELEPRQIDLIVYVSCTGFMMPPPTAWLIGEMGFRPETRQLPIAQLGCAAGGAAVNRAHDFCTAYPDANVLIVACEFCSLCYQPTDLSVGSLLSNGLFGDGIAAVVLRGSGGTGVRLERNGSFVIPATEDWISYAVRSTGFHFQLDKRVPGTMEPLAPALEAVAEENQWNAGKMDFYIIHAGGPRILDDLSHFLDVPPEAFRFSRATLTEYGNIASAVVLDALGRMFDEASALDGHRGLMAGFGPGITAEISLGTWTSESES, from the coding sequence ATGGCGGTTCTCTGCAAGCCGGCCATCGAGGTTCCCGAGTACGTCATCACCAACGAGGAAACCCTTGAGCTGGCTGAACGGTTGCACGGCGACCATCCGCAGATCGACCTGGTCCTTCGTCTGATCGAACACACCGGGGTGCAGAAACGGCATCTGATCCAGCCGATCGACAAGGTGTTGCAGCACCCGGGCTTCGACGCCCGCAGCATCACCTACGAGGAGCACACCAAGGCCCGGGTGCCGGCGGTGGTCCGCCGGGCGCTCGACCAGGCGGAACTGGAGCCGCGGCAGATCGACTTGATCGTCTACGTCTCCTGCACCGGCTTCATGATGCCGCCGCCGACCGCGTGGCTCATCGGCGAGATGGGCTTCCGGCCGGAGACCCGGCAGCTGCCGATCGCACAGCTCGGCTGCGCCGCGGGCGGTGCGGCGGTCAACCGGGCCCACGACTTCTGCACGGCGTACCCCGACGCCAATGTGCTGATCGTCGCCTGCGAGTTCTGCTCGCTGTGCTACCAGCCCACCGACCTGAGTGTGGGATCGCTGCTCTCCAACGGGCTGTTCGGCGACGGCATAGCCGCCGTAGTGCTCCGGGGCAGCGGTGGCACCGGAGTCCGCCTGGAACGCAACGGCTCGTTCGTCATCCCGGCCACCGAGGACTGGATCTCCTACGCGGTCCGGTCCACCGGGTTCCACTTCCAGCTCGACAAGCGGGTGCCCGGAACCATGGAGCCCCTCGCACCGGCCCTGGAGGCAGTCGCCGAGGAGAACCAGTGGAACGCGGGGAAGATGGACTTCTACATCATCCACGCGGGCGGCCCGCGCATCCTGGACGACCTGAGCCACTTCCTGGACGTGCCGCCCGAGGCGTTCCGCTTCAGCCGCGCCACGCTCACCGAGTACGGCAACATAGCCAGCGCCGTGGTGCTCGACGCCCTCGGCCGCATGTTCGACGAGGCATCGGCCCTCGACGGCCACCGTGGCCTGATGGCGGGCTTCGGTCCCGGCATCACCGCCGAGATCTCCCTGGGCACCTGGACATCCGAATCCGAGTCCTGA
- a CDS encoding bifunctional 3'-5' exonuclease/DNA polymerase has product MTERWALAMTETGGALLAPLAPTGLPAAPVVAEPDLVAAVRSRPDVTRWVWRSTAEIYPQLLAAGVPVSRCYDIEVAESLLLAHEGRLGEPRSAAAAHARLRNAPVPPDPPPRSAEPGSQSSLFEPRSGTRLPFDDLLQVYADQLRRHDATEHPGRMRLLTASESAGMLVAAEMNRSGLPWRADVHRDVLAELLGERYAGGGEPRRLAELADEVSAAFGRRVRPDLPADVVKAFAQAGIKVKSTRRWELEELDHPAVEPLIQYKKLYRIWTAHGWSWLQDWVRDGRFRPEYQPGGTVSGRWTTNGGGALQIPKVIRQAVVADEGWRLVVADADQMEPRVLAAISRDRGLMEVAGQDGDLYTALSDRAFHGDREHAKLALLGAVYGQTSGDGLKNLAALRRRFPLAVAYVDDAAKAGEEGRLVRTWLGRTSPPAAGSGADEEAGIPQESAEPLPADGEFTPGYASSNARARGRFTRNFVVQGSAADWALLLLAALRSSLRSAGLRAELVFFQHDEVIVHCPQEEAEAVVAAIRAAGELAGRTVFGETPVRFPFTTAVVERYSDAK; this is encoded by the coding sequence ATGACCGAACGTTGGGCCCTGGCCATGACGGAGACCGGCGGCGCCCTCCTCGCCCCGCTGGCCCCCACCGGCCTGCCCGCCGCCCCGGTCGTGGCCGAGCCCGACCTCGTGGCGGCGGTCCGCTCCCGCCCGGACGTCACCCGCTGGGTGTGGCGGTCCACCGCCGAGATCTACCCGCAGCTGCTGGCGGCCGGCGTCCCCGTGAGCCGCTGCTACGACATCGAAGTCGCCGAATCCCTCCTCCTCGCCCATGAGGGCCGCCTCGGCGAACCCCGCTCCGCGGCCGCCGCCCACGCCCGCCTGCGCAACGCCCCCGTACCCCCCGACCCCCCGCCCCGCTCCGCGGAGCCCGGCTCGCAGTCCTCGCTCTTCGAGCCCCGGTCCGGCACGCGGCTGCCCTTCGACGACCTGCTCCAGGTGTACGCCGACCAGCTCCGCCGTCACGACGCCACCGAGCACCCGGGCAGGATGCGCCTGCTCACGGCCTCCGAGTCGGCCGGCATGCTGGTCGCCGCCGAGATGAACAGGTCCGGCCTCCCCTGGCGCGCCGACGTCCACCGCGACGTCCTGGCCGAACTGCTCGGCGAGCGTTACGCGGGCGGTGGAGAGCCCCGCAGACTGGCCGAGCTGGCCGACGAGGTGTCGGCCGCCTTCGGCAGACGGGTCCGCCCCGACCTCCCCGCCGACGTGGTGAAGGCGTTCGCGCAGGCGGGCATCAAGGTGAAGTCCACCCGCCGCTGGGAGCTGGAGGAGCTGGACCACCCGGCGGTGGAGCCCCTCATCCAGTACAAGAAGCTGTACCGGATCTGGACGGCGCACGGCTGGAGCTGGCTCCAGGACTGGGTGCGCGACGGCCGCTTCCGCCCCGAGTACCAGCCGGGCGGCACGGTCAGCGGCCGCTGGACGACCAACGGCGGAGGGGCGCTGCAGATCCCCAAGGTGATACGGCAGGCGGTCGTCGCCGACGAGGGCTGGCGCCTGGTCGTCGCGGACGCCGACCAGATGGAGCCCCGGGTGCTCGCCGCGATCTCCCGCGACCGCGGCCTGATGGAGGTGGCGGGCCAGGACGGCGACCTGTACACGGCGCTGTCGGACCGGGCGTTCCACGGCGACCGGGAGCACGCCAAGCTCGCGCTGCTGGGCGCGGTCTACGGCCAGACCTCGGGCGACGGCCTGAAGAACCTGGCCGCCCTGCGCCGCAGATTCCCGCTGGCCGTGGCCTATGTCGACGATGCCGCGAAGGCGGGCGAGGAAGGACGTCTCGTACGGACGTGGCTGGGCCGGACCAGTCCGCCCGCGGCCGGGAGCGGGGCGGACGAGGAGGCCGGCATCCCTCAGGAGAGCGCCGAACCACTCCCCGCCGACGGTGAGTTCACCCCTGGTTACGCATCGTCGAACGCCCGCGCGCGGGGCCGCTTCACCCGTAACTTCGTGGTGCAGGGCAGCGCGGCCGACTGGGCGCTGCTGCTCCTGGCCGCCCTGCGCAGCTCGCTCCGCTCCGCCGGTCTCCGGGCGGAGCTGGTCTTCTTCCAGCACGACGAGGTGATCGTGCACTGCCCGCAGGAGGAGGCCGAGGCCGTGGTGGCGGCGATCCGGGCGGCCGGTGAGCTGGCCGGGCGGACCGTCTTCGGCGAGACGCCGGTCCGTTTCCCGTTCACTACGGCGGTGGTGGAGCGTTATTCGGACGCGAAGTAG
- a CDS encoding alpha-lytic protease prodomain-containing protein: MERSMLRRRALAACTATVAVGALALAGLTGSASADPAPQLRTPTATGTGQLSPGLLKAMRRDLGLTAAEARSRIGHETRATVVAAGLKRSLGADFAGARVSGDDAALTVATTDAVDAARIREAGARPVVVERSQAELDAAKAALDRVALRGSPEGVPVWYVDVATNRVVVQAARTSAAGGFLAAAGVSRDVVTVRQTAEQPRTFADLRGGDAYYMNGSGRCSIGFPVKRGSGQSGFVSAGHCGTPGVGTSGYNQQAQGSFQGSTFPGRDYSWVATNTNWTPRALVNGYGNGDVTVTGSTEALEGASICRSGSTTGWHCGTVQQRNTSVTYQEGTVSGVTRTNVCAEPGDSGGSFISGSQAQGVTSGGSGNCSQGGTTYFQPVNPALQAYGLTLVTNGTPTDPPTDPPTEPGGSWAEGTTYAAGDVVTYGSDSYRCLQPHQAQPGWTPPNVPALWQRV, translated from the coding sequence GTGGAGAGATCCATGCTCCGCAGACGTGCCCTGGCCGCGTGTACCGCCACCGTGGCCGTCGGTGCGCTCGCGCTGGCCGGTCTGACCGGCAGCGCATCCGCCGATCCGGCTCCCCAGCTCCGCACCCCCACCGCCACGGGGACCGGGCAGCTCTCGCCCGGTCTGCTGAAGGCCATGCGACGCGACCTCGGACTGACCGCCGCCGAGGCGCGCAGCCGGATCGGCCACGAGACCCGGGCGACGGTTGTTGCCGCCGGGCTGAAGCGCTCCCTCGGCGCGGACTTCGCCGGGGCCCGGGTGAGCGGTGACGACGCGGCCCTGACCGTGGCGACCACCGATGCCGTGGACGCCGCCCGGATCCGCGAGGCCGGTGCCAGGCCCGTCGTCGTCGAGCGCAGTCAGGCCGAACTCGACGCCGCCAAGGCCGCGTTGGACCGGGTGGCGCTGCGCGGCTCTCCCGAGGGTGTGCCCGTCTGGTACGTCGACGTGGCCACCAACCGGGTCGTCGTGCAGGCCGCCCGTACCTCGGCCGCCGGTGGATTCCTCGCTGCCGCGGGGGTGTCGCGCGATGTGGTGACGGTGCGGCAGACGGCGGAACAGCCACGTACGTTCGCTGATCTGCGGGGTGGTGACGCGTACTACATGAACGGCTCGGGGCGTTGCTCCATAGGCTTCCCCGTCAAGCGCGGCAGCGGCCAGTCCGGCTTCGTCAGCGCCGGTCACTGCGGAACGCCCGGGGTCGGCACCAGCGGATACAACCAGCAGGCCCAGGGCTCCTTCCAGGGCTCCACCTTCCCCGGCCGCGACTACTCCTGGGTCGCCACCAACACCAACTGGACGCCGCGTGCCCTGGTGAACGGCTACGGCAACGGCGATGTGACGGTCACCGGGTCCACCGAGGCGCTGGAGGGGGCGTCGATCTGCCGCTCCGGCTCGACGACCGGCTGGCACTGCGGGACGGTTCAGCAGCGCAACACCAGCGTCACCTACCAGGAGGGCACCGTCTCCGGGGTCACCCGCACCAATGTGTGTGCCGAGCCCGGCGACTCCGGTGGTTCGTTCATCTCCGGCAGCCAGGCGCAGGGCGTCACCTCCGGTGGCTCCGGCAACTGCTCCCAGGGCGGTACGACGTACTTCCAGCCGGTGAACCCGGCGCTCCAGGCCTACGGGCTCACCCTGGTCACCAATGGCACCCCGACCGACCCGCCCACCGACCCGCCGACCGAACCGGGCGGCAGCTGGGCGGAGGGCACGACGTACGCGGCGGGCGATGTCGTGACGTACGGCTCCGACAGTTACCGATGCCTCCAGCCGCACCAGGCGCAGCCCGGCTGGACGCCGCCGAACGTGCCGGCTCTCTGGCAGCGCGTCTGA
- a CDS encoding phosphotransferase — protein sequence MRKRELLGAGRSADVYALDEKWVLRRYRDGMDATHEWMVMSYLGAHGYPVPRLGPRDSKTPPCDLVLQRLTGPTMLESLMTGELSSADAAAMLAGLLAELHTVPARLSPHPEDRILHLDLHPDNVMLTDRGPVVIDWSNTREGVPAADRAMSSLILAQAAVDPRHPESAGARSLLNALLPHFAASGGIPAHHLAEAASHRAANPTMSPHEVALIDRATSLITELTT from the coding sequence ATGCGAAAACGTGAGCTACTGGGTGCCGGACGATCCGCCGATGTGTACGCACTCGACGAGAAGTGGGTCCTGCGCCGTTACCGCGACGGCATGGACGCCACTCACGAATGGATGGTCATGTCCTACCTCGGCGCGCACGGCTACCCGGTCCCCCGCCTGGGCCCCCGGGACTCGAAGACACCCCCCTGCGACCTGGTACTGCAACGCCTGACCGGCCCGACGATGCTGGAATCCCTGATGACCGGCGAGCTGTCGTCGGCCGATGCGGCAGCCATGCTGGCCGGCCTCCTCGCCGAACTCCACACCGTCCCGGCCCGGCTCTCCCCGCACCCCGAGGACCGGATCCTCCACCTCGACCTGCACCCGGACAACGTGATGCTGACGGACCGGGGCCCGGTGGTGATCGACTGGAGCAACACCAGAGAGGGCGTTCCGGCCGCGGACCGGGCCATGTCGTCCCTGATCCTGGCCCAGGCAGCGGTCGACCCCCGGCACCCCGAATCGGCAGGCGCCCGCTCGCTGCTGAACGCACTGCTGCCGCACTTCGCCGCGTCCGGCGGCATCCCCGCCCACCACCTCGCCGAGGCCGCCTCGCACCGCGCGGCCAACCCGACGATGAGCCCGCACGAGGTGGCCCTCATCGACCGGGCGACATCCCTGATCACAGAATTGACGACCTGA
- a CDS encoding serine hydrolase domain-containing protein, which yields MMRSDIRLRRGAAAAVAAGLLVVSVPVGSAWSEGAPSPSVPASSAASVSPSEEFPQITPAVAKRLDRAVRQVQSDARVPGVTVGLWAPGKGSYVRAFGVADKSSGAPMATDLNMRVGSVTKTFTVTAMLTLVDRGKVGLDDPIGKYVKGVPNGDRITLRELAGMRSGLFNYSMDPDFFKALTSDPQRPFTPQELLAYSFKYPVQFQPGEKFEYSNTNAILLGLVVEKAGGLPLSEYLERYVFEPAGMHHTFLPRGAVFPAPHAHGYTDQTASGRTEDATDWNPSWAWAAGGAISDQRDLRTWARVLATGTLLSPATQAERLKTEPSNLPDTGYGLGIFNAHGWIGHNGSLPGYEALVVYLPESKATLVVLLNTDTDYQGSEPSTLFGEAITRIVTPQHVYSLPAQPAGR from the coding sequence ATGATGCGCTCGGACATACGACTGCGCAGGGGGGCCGCAGCCGCGGTGGCGGCCGGATTGCTGGTTGTTTCGGTGCCGGTGGGGAGTGCCTGGTCGGAGGGGGCTCCGTCACCTTCCGTGCCCGCTTCGTCGGCAGCGTCCGTATCGCCTTCCGAGGAATTCCCGCAGATCACCCCCGCCGTGGCCAAGCGGCTGGACCGGGCGGTCCGGCAGGTTCAGAGCGATGCGCGGGTGCCGGGGGTCACGGTCGGGCTGTGGGCTCCCGGCAAGGGGAGTTACGTCCGGGCCTTCGGGGTCGCCGACAAGAGTTCGGGCGCGCCCATGGCGACCGACCTCAACATGCGGGTCGGCAGCGTGACCAAGACGTTCACGGTGACGGCGATGCTCACCCTGGTCGACCGGGGGAAGGTCGGCCTCGACGATCCGATCGGGAAGTATGTGAAGGGTGTTCCCAACGGGGACCGGATCACGTTGCGCGAACTGGCGGGGATGCGCAGCGGGCTCTTCAACTACTCCATGGATCCGGACTTCTTCAAGGCGTTGACGAGCGACCCCCAACGGCCGTTCACCCCGCAGGAGTTGCTTGCCTACTCCTTCAAGTACCCCGTGCAGTTCCAACCGGGTGAGAAGTTCGAGTACAGCAACACCAACGCGATCCTGCTGGGGCTCGTGGTGGAGAAGGCGGGCGGTCTGCCGCTGTCGGAGTACCTCGAACGGTATGTCTTCGAGCCGGCGGGCATGCATCACACGTTCCTGCCGCGCGGGGCGGTATTCCCGGCCCCGCACGCCCATGGGTACACCGACCAGACTGCGAGCGGCAGGACCGAGGACGCCACGGACTGGAACCCTTCCTGGGCATGGGCCGCCGGGGGCGCGATCTCCGACCAGCGCGACCTGCGCACCTGGGCCCGGGTGCTGGCCACCGGCACGCTGCTCAGCCCGGCCACACAGGCCGAGCGGCTGAAGACGGAGCCCAGCAATCTGCCGGACACCGGCTATGGCCTGGGCATCTTCAACGCCCATGGCTGGATCGGACACAACGGCTCGCTGCCGGGGTACGAAGCCCTGGTCGTCTACCTGCCGGAGTCGAAGGCGACCCTGGTCGTGCTCCTCAACACGGATACCGACTACCAGGGTTCGGAACCGAGCACCCTCTTCGGCGAGGCGATCACCCGCATCGTGACCCCGCAGCATGTCTATTCGCTGCCGGCCCAGCCTGCCGGACGGTGA
- a CDS encoding M23 family metallopeptidase, with protein MLTSLWKRHGLFIAVGALCILVNSQGLGPLWYSGVILLLLGGLLRWVLWRNQHPPQGQTPILVDVPVTGRWRAINGPGTKVPSHTHSHAQTYAIDLTYHPSEEPTPAFRWLWPLGSRPHQYPAFGSPVLAPGDGVVVAITDGQRDHFSRTSLPGFVYLYLEGFVRSLGWPRHLWGNYIILELGEGVYAGFAHLKRGSLRVAVGDRVTAGQQLAECGNSGNSSEPHLHFQLMSGPDSETAYGLPFEWRYRDDDGAEHNGVPKDAVYFTSLESQSH; from the coding sequence TTGCTGACGTCCCTTTGGAAACGCCACGGCCTGTTCATCGCTGTCGGGGCACTCTGCATCCTGGTGAACAGCCAGGGGCTGGGGCCGCTGTGGTACTCCGGGGTCATCCTTCTGCTGCTCGGCGGGTTGTTGCGCTGGGTCCTGTGGCGCAATCAGCATCCGCCGCAAGGACAGACGCCGATCCTGGTCGATGTGCCCGTCACCGGACGATGGCGGGCCATCAACGGCCCTGGCACGAAGGTCCCCAGCCACACGCACAGCCATGCGCAGACGTACGCCATCGACCTGACATACCACCCGTCCGAAGAGCCCACGCCCGCATTCCGCTGGCTCTGGCCGCTCGGCAGCCGTCCGCACCAATACCCCGCTTTCGGTAGTCCTGTTCTGGCTCCTGGCGACGGCGTGGTCGTAGCGATCACCGACGGTCAGCGCGATCACTTCTCCCGCACTTCACTGCCTGGCTTCGTCTATCTCTACCTGGAGGGATTCGTACGCAGCCTGGGCTGGCCGCGCCACCTTTGGGGCAACTACATCATTCTCGAGCTGGGCGAGGGCGTGTACGCGGGTTTCGCGCATCTCAAGCGCGGCTCCCTCCGTGTGGCCGTGGGCGACCGGGTCACCGCCGGTCAGCAGCTCGCCGAGTGCGGCAACTCCGGCAACTCTTCCGAACCCCACCTGCATTTCCAACTCATGAGCGGCCCGGACTCCGAGACCGCCTACGGCCTGCCCTTCGAGTGGCGCTACCGGGACGACGACGGCGCCGAACACAACGGAGTGCCCAAGGACGCCGTCTACTTCACCTCACTGGAGTCCCAGTCCCATTAG